In Salinibacterium sp. NK8237, the following proteins share a genomic window:
- the efeU gene encoding iron uptake transporter permease EfeU, with product MLANFLIGLREGLEAALVVGILIAYVRKIDRTDVLPRIWLGVAIAVVLSLGLGASLTFGAYGLSFQAQELIGGILSIVATAFVTWMIFWMLRAARGLGRELRSEVDSHLTGAGWGLVLVAFLAVGREGIETALFIWAAVQASGSTALPLTGAALGIAASIVLGYLIYRGVVSINLTRFFTWTGAILIIVAAGVLSYGVHDLQEAGVLPGLHALAFDVSAVIPPDSWYGTLLKGTLNFSPATTWLEAAVWLAYVGSIMTIFIRTVRGNKRADKPLLPEAQLSTQGA from the coding sequence GCCTCGAAGCTGCGCTCGTTGTTGGCATTTTGATCGCCTATGTTCGCAAGATCGATCGTACCGATGTCCTCCCCCGCATTTGGCTCGGAGTGGCCATCGCCGTCGTGCTATCGCTCGGCCTCGGTGCGAGTCTCACCTTCGGCGCCTACGGCCTGTCGTTCCAAGCTCAAGAACTCATCGGCGGCATCCTCTCTATCGTTGCCACCGCCTTTGTCACCTGGATGATTTTCTGGATGCTGCGCGCAGCACGCGGCCTCGGTCGCGAACTCCGCAGCGAGGTTGACTCGCACCTCACGGGTGCCGGCTGGGGCCTCGTTCTCGTTGCGTTCCTCGCGGTTGGTCGCGAAGGTATCGAAACGGCCCTCTTCATTTGGGCAGCAGTACAGGCGAGTGGTTCGACTGCTCTCCCTCTGACGGGCGCAGCGCTCGGCATCGCTGCCTCGATTGTGCTCGGCTATCTCATTTATCGCGGTGTCGTCAGCATCAACCTCACTCGCTTCTTTACTTGGACGGGCGCAATCCTCATCATCGTGGCCGCCGGCGTGCTCTCGTATGGCGTGCATGACCTGCAGGAGGCCGGCGTACTGCCGGGCCTGCACGCTCTCGCCTTCGATGTGAGTGCGGTCATCCCGCCCGACAGCTGGTACGGCACGTTGCTCAAAGGCACTCTCAACTTCTCTCCAGCCACGACCTGGCTCGAAGCCGCTGTGTGGCTCGCCTACGTCGGCAGCATCATGACAATCTTCATCCGCACTGTTCGCGGCAACAAGCGTGCTGATAAGCCACTGCTGCCCGAAGCACAACTCAGCACTCAAGGAGCCTGA